The following are encoded together in the Chaetodon auriga isolate fChaAug3 chromosome 6, fChaAug3.hap1, whole genome shotgun sequence genome:
- the LOC143321991 gene encoding tyrosine-protein phosphatase non-receptor type 5-like gives MTRRLSSSTRSHTEDSIFLRPDEDPVWLDEPTKTEKLADGVPKKDGLPNCKDGPTGGQSQQGEEVFIHKVYALVIEIHCWAALFVISQVTGYWVFFLVEGNGPLSSIYKALQVIDFYLGFVLPCHPIFGMDSMVLMREVVNTKQHNWIVHGTAGIGVAICVIMVVHMVCKWRFGTGLWSSGMVSRDIGDRRQSVSRQPSFTLSEWTDAQEDLLDMEPVPQTPVFEMGTDTKTEGDAATLTVTPVGLQERRGSNVSLTLDMCTPGCTEPYGYGAQLSPRDQSAQEYLRQGTHTLTPAMLHTRAMDDQSLQAEFYETPMNFVDPKEYNYPGLVRKNRYKTILPNTHSRVILKSQDEDDFLTTYINANYLRGYSDEECAYIATQGPTVNTVGDFWRMVWQERSPIIVMITNLEEKNEKCAEYWPEDTVTHEGIEITVVTVTQEDDYSLRVFTLKCGAEERRLQQYWYTSWPDQKTPDKAPPLLELVQEVERARQEAPPSAGPIIVHCSAGIGRTGCFIATSILCKQLRTEGVVDILRTTCQLRLDRGGMIQTCEQYQFVHHVLSLYEKQLSHTAEE, from the exons ATGACCCGCCGGCTGAGCAGCTCCACCCGTTCCCATACCGAGGACTCCATCTTCCTGAGGCCCGACGAGGACCCCGTCTGGCTGGATGAGCccacaaagactgaaaaactaGCCGATGGAGTACCTAAAAAAGATGGACTACCAAACTGCAAAGATGGGCCCACAGGGGGCCAAAGCCAACAGGGAGAGGAAGTGTTTATACACAAGGTGTACGCGCTGGTGATTGAGATTCACTGCTGGGCTGCACTGTTTGTCATCTCGCAAGTCACG GGGTACTGGGTGTTTTTTCTGGTAGAAGGAAATGGACCACTCTCTTCTATCTACAAAGCCCTGCAGGTCATCGACTTCTACCTTGGCTTTGTGTTACCCTGCCACCCGATTTTTGGAATGGAC TCCATGGTGCTGATGAGGGAAGTTGTAAACACCAAACAGCACAACTGGATTGTCCATGGAACTGCAGGGATTGGTGTGGCCATCTGTGTTATCATG GTTGTCCACATGGTGTGTAAATGGCGTTTCGGCACTGGCTTGTGGTCGTCAGGAATGGTGTCGCGGGACATTGGTGATCGGCGTCAGTCTGTGAGCCGCCAGCCCTCCTTCACCCTCTCAGAGTGGACGGACGCTCAGGAGGATCTGCTGGACATGGAACCTGTGCCCCAGACGCCAGTCTTTGAAATGGGCACTGACACCAAGACGGAGGGAGACGCCGCCACCCTCACTGTCACACCAGTGGGGCTTCAGGAAAG GAGGGGCTCCAATGTTTCCCTGACCTTGGACATGTGTACACCGGGCTGCACTGAGCCCTACGGCTACGGAGCCCAGCTCTCTCCCAGAGACCAGTCGGCCCAGGAGTACCTCCGACAGGGAACACACACCCTGACCCCTGCCATGCTACACACACGGGCCATGGATGACCAGAGCCTGCAGGCTGAATTTTAT GAGACTCCCATGAACTTTGTGGACCCTAAAGAGTACAACTACCCAGGGCTGGTGAGAAAGAACCGCTACAAAACCATCCTACCCA acacacacagcagagtgatCCTGAAGTCACAGGATGAAGATGATTTCCTCACCACCTACATCAATGCTAATTATCTCAGA ggttaTAGCGATGAGGAGTGTGCATACATTGCGACCCAGGGTCCCACCGTGAACACAGTTGGGGACTTCTGGAGGATGGTGTGGCAGGAGAGAAGCCCAATCATAGTGATGATCACTaacctggaggagaaaaatgag AAATGTGCGGAGTACTGGCCCGAGGACACTGTGACCCACGAGGGCATCGAGATCACCGTTGTCACGGTAACGCAGGAGGATGACTACAGTCTGAGGGTGTTTACTTTGAag tgTGGGGCAGAGGAGCGTCGTCTGCAGCAGTACTGGTACACCTCGTGGCCTGATCAGAAGACTCCAGACAAGGCTCCACCTCTTCTGGAACTGGTGCAGGAAGTGGAAAGGGCCCGACAGGAAGCCCCGCCCTCTGCTGGCCCTATAATTGTTCACTGCAG TGCTGGAATTGGTCGAACTGGCTGCTTTATCGCCACCTCCATCCTGTGCAAACAGCTGAGGACTGAGGGTGTGGTTGACATCCTGAGAACCACCTGCCAGCTCCGTCTGGACAG ggGTGGAATGATCCAGACGTGTGAGCAGTACCAGTTTGTGCATCACGTCCTCAGCCTGTATGAGAAGCAGCTGTCTCACACCGCTGAGGAGTAG